A window of Romeriopsis navalis LEGE 11480 genomic DNA:
TCCGCTGAAATCATCTCCCATAACATGCAAGCATCGAACCTTCCATCAGCCGATACGGCGCTATATAATCACCCGCTACCCCTCATCGAAGCCTGGCTGACGGCCCAAGGCTGTAAGCGGGATACTGAGTCACTCCATACTTGGCGAATTCAGCAAGCGCCATGGCAAGCGGAAATCGAATTAGATGTTGACCAAATTACGGTGCGCTATCTGAATGCCGATGCCAGTGGCCAAGATCTGACCCGTGCGTTTAAGTATTCACTCAGTCGCGAAGATATCGAAGCAGCCATTTTTGCGGGTCCTTAGGCAATTAGTTGCAACTTAGGAAGCAGCTTATGACGCAAAAGGTCATTTCAAGCATGCCTATACACAACGATCGCAATGGCTGATCGCGGCACGCTGGCAGATCGTGGGTGGATTGATGATTGACACTCGGCGATGATTAAGGCGTTGGCACTGTTGGCTTGACTTTCCCGAACCGGCGTTCGCGCTGCTGATAGGAACTTAAAGCACGATGAAATTCCGTACGATCGAAATCCGGCCAAAACGTTTCGGTCACATAGATCTCAGAGTAGGCCATCTGCCATAGCAAGAAATTACTAATCCGCAGTTCACCGCTCGTCCGAATTAATAAATCGGGGTCACAGATACCGGCAGTATAAAGATGCCGCTCAAACACAGACTCATCAATATCATCGGGCTGAAGCTGGCCGGACTGAATTTTCTCCGCAATCATTTTGCAGGCATTGACAATTTCCTGACGGCCACCGTAGTTTGTGGCGATCGTGAACTCGATCCCTTGATTGTGCTGTGTTGATTCAACGGCTTTACTAATCTGATTCTGTAAGGAGGCCGGCAATGCTTGCAAGTTACCAACAAATCGGATCCGAACATCTTCTTCCATCATTTCTTTGAGTTCGCGCCGTAGCACCCGCTCAAACAACAGCATGAGAAATTCGACTTCTTCACTGGGACGTCCCCAGTTCTCGGTGGAAAAGGCATAGGCCGTCAAGGCTTCAACGCCCCAATCCCGACAGCAACGCAGTAAATCTTTGAGCGCATCGACACCACGACGGTGGCCCATAATGCGTGGCATCCCGCGACGCTTCGCCCAACGACCGTTACCATCCATAATGACAGCAACATGGCGGGGTAAGCGCTCGACGAGCAGGTCGTCTGGAAGGTCTTGAAAAGTAATTTGCTTGGCGGTCATACGCTTCTATGCAACCGTGGGGGGCTGTCAGGTCGGGGGACGTAGGCAAAGCCAAAACTATAGCCTACAGGAGTGTAAATTACACTGCCCAGATTTGTGCAGAAAATCACTACCTAATTTGAAATCATTCATCGGCCTGAACTTACCCTAAGCTACGCTAAATCACGACAGATAGCGCATTTAAAGCGATCACAATTGCCTGAACCACAACGAACAGGTTCGCACTAGCTCCTTATCTAATGAGTGATCCACCACCACAATCCAGGCTTACAGCATTCGCTTCCCCTTAACGATGTGGCGGCTTTTTGGGCGTAGGAAAGGCTAATAACCGCGAAAATTCCATCAGCATCTGGCGCAGCAGACCCCGAATATTACTGGGACGGACTTCCCGATCGCTTCGATCGATAAATTTATCTTCCAAAATTTCCTTCAATTTACTGCTCGTCAAAGGACGATTCAGGAGTCCATTTTCTGCCACTGAAATGGATCCCGTCTCCTCGGAAACCACAATACAAATGCAGTTTTCCACCCGCTCAGTAATACCCATGGCTGCTCGATGGCGGGTTCCTAACTGACGTGAAGCAGATCGTTCCGACAAAGGCAGAATCACGCCTGCCGCCACAATCCGCGCATCCCGAATCAACATTGCCCCATCATGCAACAAGGTCGATGTTTGAAAAATCGTTTGGATTAGCTCTTTCGAGACCTCAGCGTCCAGCTCCACCCCCGGCACCGAGAAGTCACGCTCATCGATAAATCCTTCCATTTCCAGGATCATCAATGCGCCGGTGCGTTTCTGGGACAACTCTTTGACTGAATCCACAATTTCATCGGTGAACGTGGTCGATCGAGGTTGGTTCCGCCGCGTCGGCCGCAGCAGCTGCAAAATTTCGCCGCGGCCCAATTGTTCTAAAAACCGGCGAAATTCGGTTTGGAGAATCACAGACATCGCGACGGCCGCACCAATCACCAAGTTCTTCAGCACAAAGTGCAGGACATCGAGCTTTAGCCAACCACTGAAGACCGTCGCCAACATCAGCACAATAAAACCACGCAGCATCCAGAGCGTGCGCCGCTCCCCAATCACCAGCAACATGACATAGATCAGTAAAAGAACAAAACCAATGTCAATTAGGCTTCTGATGTTATCTGGGGTAAAGCGAAGCACGGATCTGATCCAGTCAATGTTTATCATCCATTGGGTTGCGGATAGTCCCATTATGCTGGCGGTGCTCCGTCAGGAAAATACGATGAGTGCTCAATCGCGGCCCTCCATTGTGGTCGGCAATGGAGTAAACAGCTACTGGGCCGCCAATAAATGGTCAGGTAAGCGATCGTGACGCAACAAATCATCGAGAGTTTCACGCTCTAGGATTAAGCTTGCGTTGCCATCCCGCACCAACACTGCTGCCGGACGCGCAATTCGGTTGTAGTTGGACGACATACTGTAATTGTAGGCACCCGTATCCGGAATGACGAGAATATCTCCCGCTTGCGTGGGCGGGAGTGACGCATCTTTAATTAGCACGTCACCCGATTCACAATGTTTACCCGCAATCGTCACAGTTTCGGTCATCGGCTGCGACATATGATTCGCGACTACGGCAAAGTAGAGCGACTGGTAGGTAATTGGGCGGGGATTATCTGACATTCCACCATCAACACTCAAATAAGTCCGCACATCCGGAATCGTCTTATGGCCGCCTACAGTATAGGCCGTGACACAAGACGTCCCAACTAAGGAACGACCCGGCTCGGCAATTAGCTTCGGTAGAGGCACATCTTTAGACTTGCAGGCCGCCGCAACAGATTCACAAACGGTCTTAGCCCAAGCATCAATACTGGGTGGATCA
This region includes:
- a CDS encoding DUF3143 domain-containing protein, which encodes MQASNLPSADTALYNHPLPLIEAWLTAQGCKRDTESLHTWRIQQAPWQAEIELDVDQITVRYLNADASGQDLTRAFKYSLSREDIEAAIFAGP
- a CDS encoding isoprenyl transferase translates to MTAKQITFQDLPDDLLVERLPRHVAVIMDGNGRWAKRRGMPRIMGHRRGVDALKDLLRCCRDWGVEALTAYAFSTENWGRPSEEVEFLMLLFERVLRRELKEMMEEDVRIRFVGNLQALPASLQNQISKAVESTQHNQGIEFTIATNYGGRQEIVNACKMIAEKIQSGQLQPDDIDESVFERHLYTAGICDPDLLIRTSGELRISNFLLWQMAYSEIYVTETFWPDFDRTEFHRALSSYQQRERRFGKVKPTVPTP
- the cdaA gene encoding diadenylate cyclase CdaA; translation: MGLSATQWMINIDWIRSVLRFTPDNIRSLIDIGFVLLLIYVMLLVIGERRTLWMLRGFIVLMLATVFSGWLKLDVLHFVLKNLVIGAAVAMSVILQTEFRRFLEQLGRGEILQLLRPTRRNQPRSTTFTDEIVDSVKELSQKRTGALMILEMEGFIDERDFSVPGVELDAEVSKELIQTIFQTSTLLHDGAMLIRDARIVAAGVILPLSERSASRQLGTRHRAAMGITERVENCICIVVSEETGSISVAENGLLNRPLTSSKLKEILEDKFIDRSDREVRPSNIRGLLRQMLMEFSRLLAFPTPKKPPHR